From the Kitasatospora viridis genome, one window contains:
- a CDS encoding MarR family winged helix-turn-helix transcriptional regulator — MPQHADSAPAATTADEPDAVDQLVGQWRRERPDLDPAPVQVIGRITRLHWALDERLNRVFGAHDLGRGEFDVLGTLRRSGAPFELTAGELSASMMVTSGAATKRVDRLERAGLVQRRAAADDGRGRLIRLTDRGLELIDRVVEEHLRNEDRLLRGLSTAERETLAGLLRKLGRTLP; from the coding sequence ATGCCCCAGCACGCCGATTCCGCCCCCGCCGCCACCACGGCCGACGAGCCCGACGCGGTCGACCAGCTGGTCGGCCAGTGGCGCCGCGAGCGCCCCGACCTCGACCCCGCACCGGTGCAGGTGATCGGCCGGATCACCCGGCTGCACTGGGCGCTGGACGAGCGGCTGAACCGGGTCTTCGGCGCCCACGACCTCGGGCGCGGGGAGTTCGACGTGCTCGGCACGCTGCGCCGCTCCGGCGCCCCCTTCGAACTGACGGCGGGTGAGCTGAGCGCCTCGATGATGGTCACCTCGGGGGCCGCCACCAAGCGGGTGGACCGGCTGGAGCGGGCCGGCCTGGTCCAGCGCCGGGCCGCCGCGGACGACGGGCGCGGGCGGCTGATCCGCCTCACCGACCGGGGCCTGGAGCTGATCGACCGGGTCGTCGAGGAACACCTGCGCAACGAGGACCGGTTGCTGCGCGGGCTCAGCACCGCCGAGCGGGAGACCCTGGCCGGCCTGCTGCGCAAGCTGGGCCGGACGCTCCCCTAG